The following nucleotide sequence is from Apium graveolens cultivar Ventura chromosome 4, ASM990537v1, whole genome shotgun sequence.
GGAAAATATAACACTATATTAGTATATCACAGTGTTGGTTACAACAGAAGTATCTGAATGCTATTCGGCTAGCAGCAAATAAAAGTGCAGTTTAAGAGGATGAAACCTTATTATTACAACATCAGACACCTCAACCCCACTTGGATACTAGTAACTTGGTTGCATATTATTGGAAGATACAAGAGTTACACAAACCAAAACTAAATGGCAAACACCGGACACGATTTTGCAAATTAGTTTTGTACTGAAGACCAAGAATTTGCTTCAACCCAATCAAATGCTATAGGGCTCAGAAAAGCATCTGGTATTCCAAACGATTTGACCAATGCAAGTGCATGGGGTCTGAGCTCGCTGCATAGTTTAGTCACTTCTTTCCTCACTTCAGCAGCGTTATCTGTTGACAAATACCCGTATCGCAGGAAAGCTGAATCTTCTTCCAGGGTAGTCGTTACATACATGGATCTCACCAAACTCAAAATGTCCTGTCAAAAAAGGTGGCACTTTTTAGTCATCAGTTTGTCAACCTTGCTTTTCCCAAAGAGAACAATACCAATCAGAGGTTGTCATTCAAGCTATTTTACATGAAACTTTATGGTGTCAATTTTCACTGGCGACTGAAAGCCTTGTGCTTTACCTTGTTGGCTGTTCAGATATAAACTAGCGACATGAAAGTGGAGAAATGAATATACCTGCCCTTCTGAATTCTAGAGTGAAATTCTATGAAATTTAAATACTGCATATTTTCATCAAGCAATTAACAAAAATTATGCCTTTCCATATTGTCATGTTCTGTATATAAAGGACGATCACTTTGTATACCAAACACATGCACAAGATAGACTGACAATTTCTGAGTACCTTCAATTGGCTAGCCGATTCTGCTTCCTCGGCCTCTAAGAAAGTTCTTAAAATCGCAAGATCTGCAAAGGCTTTTCCCAGGTCTTCAGCAATCTGATAAGTCTAAAGAAGAGAGGAAAAGAGCGGGGGATATGATATTGGATATGGAAATTCAAAATGTAAGACAAGGTATGGAAATTCAAAAAGCAATACAGACTTAATGAGAGTAAAATAACAGTAAATGAAAATAAATGCATTCTTACCAAAGTGAATGCTTGTTCTGTGCTCACTCCCTGTGCTTGATACTGAGAAACTTCTGCAGAAAAGCGATTCAATAGATCCCTCTCTCTCAGGCATAGAATATCCACCTGGGAATGATCAATTGTGAGCAACAAATGTTACTTATCCGAAACAAGGATAAATTTAAGGCACCATTACCTGAAAGTCAATGCTCCTAAGTGCCGAACTTGTGAGCTTAGATGGGACAACAGGACAAGGTTTGTTCATATGCTCTAGGCCTAACCCTTTTAGAGGCCTCTTTTTCTTTTTCGCGGACACAAATTCTGAGAGAAGAGCTTTGCTAACCTATGAATAAAAACCCAAACGATTGAAGTTTCCGGATTTATATACTTAAAATTAAAACTGATTAGTTGTTTTCTATATACTACAGCATTATTTCAAAACATATTTCgcaaattataatataataaatataaacaCCAATGATGTTGAAATCAGAATTCAGGTGCTTAAGATCTATTATCCAAAGCAGTATCGGGTTCACTACATATTGGTCATTAACATCAACAATACCTGTTGCATAAGGACTTTATTGTCACCTTCAAAGGTGGACTGAACATCATACTCACTTTTAAGCTGACCAATACGATTCTCGGTCTTTAAACCTTGTCCCCCGATAGCTTCACGACATTCCTGATTCAAACATTTGCAACTCAGTAAAGACACCAGTATAAGTCTGACCTACTTTTGCTTGTAGTTCTGAGTACAACCTGAAGAGTCCGCATGTTATGCCAGGTCAATGTAGCCTTAAATGCACTGGAAACAACATGAATTGTTTTATATGATGCAGGAGTCCTTGTCACATATAGCCTTTTCAGATAGTTACCAGCAAAACTCATAGCATATCTGTATCACAAGAAACAGCTAATGCTTATAACAGCGACAAACTCAATCATCATAAAGAAAAGTAAAAAGTGAGACTCGACCAATGGTAACTTGTCTTCACTACATCTTAAGTTTACACGGGGATTAAAATACTATACTTATCTTGCTACTTCTATATATCTTAGGAATTTGTGTCAAATCATCCAGTTGAGTGAACTGAAGAGAACTTAAAACTTAAAAATCATGTTTACAGATTCGAGGAACTTACGTCTGTGCAATAAGAGGTAATAGGCGCCTTTGATGACTTGGATAATCAAGAAGAAGAACTTCAGGTCCATTCGGAGTGAGTGAAAATGCCTTCCTTGTCAATGAGTACCTTGTGGCAATTGCTAAACCAATCTGATAACAAGTGAACTCATATAATACAGCTAATATAACCAACAAAGGAGTCCACAACTAAATGAAAAGAAAACAAGTTAAGTTATAATAATTAGTTACCTTTGCTGAATAAACCGCACTGGATGAAATAGTTACACGACCAAATACCAAAGGGGCCATGAATGCGGCAAACCTCTGAAACATATCAACACTTGTAATTTTTGAGCTTATATTAGTCAATATATATAAATGTTGAAAGTTTACACTTTTTTTGTACTGCACTCCTgcacaaaattcaatttccctttTAACAAGGTTATCTACAGCCTTCTTGATTGTGTTACTTACTTATCCTTTTAAGGTTCAAAAGATTTTTTGGATATATGGATGTTCAACTTCCTCCGGTCCAGACAACTAGTTACTATGACACACAAAACATATATAGCCACGGGAAAAGTAATTACCTGATCCGGGTCCTTGATCGAGCTTAGATACTGGCCATCTTGAGAAACATCGGCTACTGAATTTAACAGATTCTCTCTAGGTATTCGGAGATTATCAAACCTGGTTATTACATATTGGAAGAGTTAAATTCATCTAATATTAACCTGCAGACGAAAGATAAAAAAAACAGGGGATGTACCATATTCGGCCATTGTCAACACCATTTAGACCAATCTTATGGCCACAATCAGCAATTCGAACTTTCGGGCATATATCGCCATTTGCATCTCTGATTTGGGCTATAAAAGCATGAACCCCTTGGTTTTTCCCATCAATCTCAAGCTGTGAGAAAACTACCGCATGTGTTGCATGCTATGTATAAAAATAACAGCAAATAAGCAACAGAGTTTTGCTTGAGCTAAATCTTAGGCTGTTAGCAGAAAGTGACATCATATTGGTTGTTATCTGTATTTCATAAATATACAATATCTTACATTAGCTGCACCTCCGATCCAGTATTTTTGGGCTGACTCGCATGGTGTGTTTATGACAAACTCTCCCGTGCTTGCATCATATCTGGTCAATGTTTCAATTCCACGGACCTTAAAAATTGAAACAGAAAAACAGTTAGGGAAATTTAAGGGAAGAATCAAGACACTAAACTGCCAAATACCACAAACTGAATGACTAAATTGCATTGGCATACATTACTTCCATGACCTAACTCCGTCATTGCAAAGCAACCATACACCTTATACGTTTCCGTATCTCTCAACCATTTGTCATGATGCCGCTTTGTGCCCAGATTCAGGATGGCACCACCCCTGTTTAGTTGAATATGGTAACCAAATGAATGAATTCTTAGAGACTATATCAATTTAAGAAAGCATCTCAATGCAATTCTTAGCCACTATATCAAATTTAGAAAGCATCTCAATGCCAGAAATAAATTCCAATTGCAGATTAGAGTAAAAGTTCAGACTCATAAAGGCTGTTCCACGTGGTCtatttaaaatttattacaaGAGTGGAGTCGAGAAATCAATTAGCGTTACTAAGGATATATGGTTAAGCATGCAATGTAGATGAATAATTACAACTTCTTAATCTATTAGATACAATATTGCAAGTCATATTATACATGTAAATTGACAATTTAAATTTTAGATAAAGAACATGAAAAGGATAATGTCATACATTTTAACAAGCAAGAATAAATGAAGACAACCTAGAAATCTTATTTGAGGCAATACAAACTCTTAATAAGCTAGCTCAAGCATTTGACTACTGAGTAAAGTTGGTCAACATGCCTGACTGGATGTTATCTTCTGGTCGCCTAACAATCAAGTCAGTTATGAGATTGCGTACGACCTGAGATGTAAGCcttttttatttatcttttcCTCTGTTTCTAGAAAAATCTTTTCCACTTGATGTTTATACCAACAACTGgcaaagatttaaaagaatattCACTTTGAACCTAATTATTTGAAAAAAAGAGATACAGGATCTATGCTTAAGCTTGAGTTGAGCCAAGGTAAATCTTGACCCATATTTATTACTACAAAACAAAATGTTTTTTGCATTAGATATCAGCTCATTAATGAGCAAGAATCCAAGCCTAGCCGATAAATGAGATTGAGATCGAGGTAGTTCACAGACAGCTTGGTTTTAAAGTGCTGCCCCGAGGAAAACACATAAGGCATGTCAcctttatatttttttttctaaaatgtCACCTTTATATATCATGGTGCAATAAGGAATAAAGCGATTATAACTTGGACCCGTAGTTACCAGCTTGTGATTCTTTCTGACAAGTGACAACTTACAAGCATCAAAGAGTCCTAAATTTACCAATATAAAGAAGcttaaaattataaaatgtttCATAGAAAGCTTCCACTGTGTATCACATTTCTACTTCAAGGTCAGAGACTGCTTTTGAAGAAGGGAGCTGTCAGAGGAGGAAAACCTTCAAGTGTACTAGATCGCCGAGGTGTTTATAATTGATCATCTTTCTCAATCATATCATCTATATAAAAAACTTTAAAGATTTTCACAATCATATTTTTGATCATCTTTCAGAGTAATATAGCATCATCAATATTCTACAGCCAATTTTTTATGTCTAAATATTCCTACAAGGCCAAAAAGTACGGTTCTCGGATTCACGGGTATACTTTaattaaaaagaaatataattacAGGTCACAGTCGATATATATGCACATAGAAGATGGTGTTGTGTCAAGTCTAAAGTGTGAGCCAGACAAAAATTTCACTTATAAGGATATGTTTGGAAAACTAATTTCAATGTTCAAATTAATGTTAGTCTAAATTAGCTTATAGATCTGTTGTTGAGATAACAAAGTAAAATTATAAAAAGCAAGAACTATCTACTTAATAGTTAATATTTTACTGATCCTATTTTAAATTGACAGGAGTTAATATTTATCCTGTCAAGTATAAGCCTAATATAAGCCAAACAGACCCTTATTGAACAATTGGGGAAAACAAAAACCTACCAAAGAAAGAAATGAACACCAAGCTTAATACCAAGGGAATGATCAAACACGCCATAACAATCCGCAAGGGAGAAACTCCTCAGCTCATTTTTCGGTCCCTTGGCAGTAAGAAATCCATCAAAAGCACCGTTACGCGTCAAATACTCAATGCGTCTCATAGTCATAATCCTCTGTTGTTCCATCCCCTGATTATAATCAGGGGATGCAAACACTACACGGCCTCTATCCTTACGCCCGAACAAGTCACTTTTAATCATGAGATTGTACATCATGTCTCTGTCTTCCCAGTTGTGACCGTCCATGAGCTTTCGCATTTCGTGAGTGTCGAATAAAATAGGCTCTGAAAGGTCGGGGGAAGAATAGTGGAGACATGTTGAGGGTTCAAGAAAAGATTGAGGGTGTTGAGATTGGCTTAGGAGGTGCCTGGACAGGACTTTTGTCCGAAAACTCACTGTTTCCATATTTGTACATTGGTCAGGTTCATGTGAAAATTAGTTTAAAAGGTTGTTATAAAAACAGGGCGATGACCTGTTAGGAGTCTTAGTTGGTTGGCGCCATGACAGAATTTCTTGTTATTATGCTATACTTTTCAACAGCTAATCCTAATTTAAATACTTgataattgatatatatatatatatatttgggcAAATTGGTATTAAATTTTATTCTCATGAATCGTAtatgtattttataatttatttctAACATTTGAAATATAATTTTTCAATAACACTATATAATGTATAAACTATAGAGTATTTCTCATTTTTTCGGAGAACAATGCATTTTACAAATAATTTGCAAAGACTAGCAAGTTCTTGGTCTAGAATATGGGCCACAAACCAATTACATAAATATTACTCAGTCCCACTGGATACTGTTTATGTTATTTTTCGGTACACTTTTTGATTAAAGTATactttcataatatttttttaaaaaaaatctgaaaaaaaatttaatgtttaaacttttattcagaaaaaaaattaaaaaaaaaacattatgaaactatactttattgaaGCATCAAAATAAGTGCGTGCACGTAAACAACTCACTATGTTTTTACCATTTTAGTAGATAGTAAcgtataaatattaataaaatctGCATACCAAACATCTACAGCCACCAATCAATTACATAACAAATATTGGGTTTCTACTGCCACCAACCAATTACATAACAAATATTCCGTTTCTGCTATTAGAGTGAACAATGCATATCCGATTGAACAATTAGTGATTCCaacaattttaatttttttaatattctTATAGCACTTCCTAGGAGAGGTATGCAATTTACCGTAAGAAGTGGCAACATTGAAGTGCAAACCCCCATTTCTAAAATATCCTGAATAgttatttttatgaatatacaaacTATCAAAGAAAAGTTAGTGAACAGTAAGTAATCGGACCAAAAACAGAAGAAGTTACCAAAGGAAGAAATGAACACCGAGCTTGATCCCAAGGGAGTGATCAAACGAGCCAACAGCATCAGCAATAGCGAAGCTCCTGAGCTCATCCGTAGTAAGAAATCCATCGAAAACGCCATGTCCAACTAAATACTGTATCCGTTTCATAGTCATTTCTCGTTGTTGCTGCATCGACTGATTATAATCGGGCGACACAAATACTTTACCACCTCTATTTTTGGGCACAAACAACTGACTTTCAATAATAAGTTTGTACACCATGTCACGGTGATCCCAGTGGTGACCATCCATTAGTTTTCGCATTTGGTGAGTGTCGAAAAGGACAGGCTCCGACTGATCGGGCGGAGAATAGCTGATGCATGCTGATGATTGTAGAAGAGATTGCGAGGATGATGGACTTTGGAGGTGTCTCGACAGTACTTTTGTCCGGAAACTCACTGCGTCCATTGATGTTTGTGTTAGTTTCAAGTCCTTGCGAATCAATTTTTGTTGGGTTACGTAGAAAGAACAAATGAGAATGATGGGAAATGATAAATGGCCACGGCACGTTAGCTAGTCTTAATTGGTTGGCGCCACAACGGATGTCTTGTTTTTTACACTTTCCTTCATGGAAATATCCTGAGTCTCTCGTCCCGGTCCCAAATTAATTGGTTTAGACACTTTGAACGCTTCTTACTTACGGTGTAAAATATAATCAGAGCGCTTAAGTTCGATTTCGGCTTATTAAGACCTCGATTTGGCTCGATTTGCTAATAATTTGAATTTGAAcacaaaaatatatttttcaagAAAATGAGCTCGAATCGAGCTTTTGACGTGTTCGGCTCGAACTCGGCTCGCCTCGGTTTGATttgaaaaaaattcaaaaaaaatatattttatttattggtttattatgaatattatgaatattttttatattatttctCAATTATTGAATCATATatgtcaatatatatattttagtaatatgaaaaaagtttcacataaaaacaaatttatttaaattgatgttttaataattaataagtgattttgCTACTACTTGTAATTACTCCTGTTTTTTTCTTTTATATGACATTTGACTTTTGTGGTGATCacatagttaaaataataatttttaaatttttctttttgtgaataaaaatatataacaaaaactttaattatgaaaaaaaaattaaaactattACTTTAACTATGTGGTCAATGGACTTAGAAATGTGTGCACAAAAGTTAAATGACATATAAAAAAATAGAGAGAGTCGTATTTACTCCTagattggtgtttcaattttttttaaactaTTTAATAATGACATAAATTCTTGGCTCGTGTTCGACACGATTTAACTCGTGGTCGATATGTTAATTAAAGAGTTCAAACTCAAATATAAATTTCCGCTCTTTAAAAAGTTGAGctcaatttaatttaatttaattcataaaataaaattaaaatttaactGTTTGATCAAAACCGAGGCTCCATTAGCCCTAAACGTAAGACCATCCACAAACTAAGCTCTCTCTTTCGAGGTCACATCCACTTTATTTATTATAATTCATCCTACTATGTTTCACTTTCTACCCCATGTAGAGGTCTTTACTTTACCTATCGAACAATTATTATCCAAGGCCCACAAAACaattttttagaaaattaaattatttatttaattttgtaTGAGAGCATATTTTTTATTTGTAAGAAATTTAATTACTACAAATATTACAAACTTTATTCAGAgaataatattttttatgatttttattaGAACTGACTACCTTTTTTTCCTtctataatatttttattattattctccTTTTGATTATATACTAACTTACAAATCGTGAGACACACAAATAGTttctaatatttttttaatatattatttatattttaatacataTTTTCATTAGTAAAATATAGAAAATTATAAAACAATTTTAATTAGTATAATGTGGTAGATATCTTGAATCATGATTATTTTCTTGtatcttgaaaataatttatataaatatctATAACTACAAATCTACAATACGTTCTTGATGCATAGTCCAGATTATTACAATAAGTGATATAAAAATTCTAATCCCACCTACTAAGAGAGGTGAGCGTTTTCACGGTCAGAAATTGCAACATAATTTTCAAGTGCAAGCCTATATGGCTACATATATTCTGAATTGTTACTTTCAAGAACATACTGACAGATTTTATACTCTACTAAAGGTAATACTAAGTTCTCAAACCAAAAAAATAAAGTTAGCCAGCAgcaaaaaaaagaagaagaagttaCCAAAGGGAGAAATGTACACCAAGCTTGATCCCAAGGGAGTGATCATACACACCAATAGCATCACCAATAGCAATGCTCCTGAGCTCATCAGTAGTAATAAGAAATCCGTCAAAAACGCCATGTCCAACCAAGTACTGAATTCGTTTCATGGTCATTTCCCGCTGTTGCTCCATGGACTGATTATAATCAGGCAATACAAATACTTTACCACCTCTATTTTTGGGCATAAACAACTGACTTTCAATAATAAGTTTGTACACCATGTCACGGTGTTCCAAGTGGTGACCATCCATTAGTTTTCGCATTTCGTGAGTGTCGAAAAAGAAAGACTCTGAATGATCGGGCGGAGAATAGTTGAGGCATGTTGATGATTGTATAAGAGATTGCAAGAATGATGGACTTTGTAGGTGCCTGGATAGAACTTTTGTCCGGAAACTCACTGCGTCCATTTCAGTTGATAATATCTTTCCAAGCATTTTTTGTTACGGAGAGATTTAAGAGAATGATATAAATAGCTAGTCTTGGTTGGTAACGGCGATGTCTTTTTTTCAAAACTTTTCGTTGATTGGTTGGTTGGTTCTCGTCTCGGTCAAGTTTGACATACCAACTTATAAACTCATGGTCTTACTTTTTTGACAGTGTTAGCCGTTATGTACCACCGAGTGatgtaatattttattttaattttcttttctcaAGTACACATATTTCCGTTGAACCAAAAATTCGTCTTTtacaaaaattatttaattttccAACTATTTTGTACCTGTGATCTTATAAATTGTTTAGTTAATGTCACCATTCatacattaatatatatatatagagggTTAATTACAAACCGCATTCCCTTGGTTATTTCCATTTTCATTTCTTTATCACTATTTTTGATAATTGCACTTCACACCCCAAACATGTTTTGGCGCTGCAAATCGCACCCTTCTGTTAAATATGACcgttatttttaaaattttcagggGTATTTTAGGAAAGTAagaatattaaattatttttagatctttatttaaggtttttgaccctctaaacgatacaTACTGAAAAAATTTAAAGAACGAAAGTTGTTGGGAATGAAAAGATCTTCTCGAAATAAAAAAGgttcaaaatatatatatatttttataattattttttaataaattcattatttatatatttaatttaattttggcttcgtaatttttttgaaattttttgaatgTTATTGTTTTGAAAAGATTTTTTCATTCTCCACAACTTCCGTTCTTTAAATTTTTTCAGAATGTATCGTTTAGAGGGTAAAAATCTTAAATAAAGatctaaaaataatttaatattctTACTTTCCTAAAATACCcctgaaaatttcaaaaataacgGTCATATTTAACAGAAGGGTGCGATTTGCAGCACCAAAAGTGTTTTGGTGTGAAGTGCAATTATCAAAAGTAGCGATAAAGAAGTGAAAATGGAAATAACCAAGGGGATGCAGTTTGCAATTAACCCATATATAACTGAATAAGAGAAAAATTACCCTTTATTAAGATAAACTTAACTCCAAAATAAAGCTAGCTGGAATGCTTGACTAGTACTGCTACTACATTAATAAATTGTGTCATTACAATGAcatcatttatattatttaaatatattatttaaaagggaCGATTTGTGGCAACCGCCACATACCTGTTAGCCAACCAACTGTTTTTTAGCTGTTGGATGAGGCAATTAAGGGTCCAGATGTGGATAACAAGTCCCACGGACCGCGTATAATGTCAACGGTTCATGTAGACGGACCGCAGACAATGTCAGGAATTGTAGATTATTTCCTTATCCTCGTCAGTCCCCTTCTCACCCCCATTTTCACCACATACAAATACACACAAAACTCAAAAAACACTCTCCAACTTCAACATTTTAGGCGATTTTGCGACAATTTTTTTCAAGAAATTCAAGCATCTTTCCGGATTCAAGGTATATTTCTTCTCTTGAATTTTAAATTGTCATGGCGGATAATTTATTTGTTCGTATGTTTCATCATAAacgaaaaaaagaaaaaaagagggTATTGGTCATGTTTTATATCTTGATGATTTAAGTACTAGTGAAGAATCTAGAACCCTTGTATTTGTTAAAGATGAGGAGTTTGTAGATAATATTGGGAAAAATGaagaatttattaatttagatgatgatttggttgatgttgaggatgaagatgataatgtagAGGATGAAAATGAGCTTGAAAATAATTATGTTGAGgatgaagatgataatgtagAGGATACAAATATGTATGAAAATGTTGATGGTGGAGGAGTTCCATATATGAATCAATTTTTCCAAAATTTGGATGAGGCCGATCATTTTTTTAGGGTTTATGCTTTAAGAAATGGCTTTGCCATTAAAATTCAAGTGACCCATCGTAATAAAGAAAACGAGAAATATGGTCTTCTATATGTTTGTAGGCTTTCGGGAAAAAATGTCGTCGCCGAGAGTAGAAAAATAAACGGCGTCGAGAGGTTCTTCCTAAAAGTGAGTGCAAGGTGAGGATGTATGTGAATTATCAAAAGGAAAAATTTCTTTGGGAGATAACTAGCCTTGAATTGGTACACAACCACAGTCTTGTTTCTCCTAATAATAAAAATTTGGTACAACGCAAAAGACATGTCAACACCGCTACCCGTAGTTTGATTAAAACTCTTTATGGTTCGGGAGTTCGTAATTGTCAAGTGATGAATGTCATTGGTAACATTCATGGAGGTAATGATAAAGTTGGTTTAAATGTTCAACATGTTAGAAATGTGATAAAAGATGAGAGGAAGAAAATGTTTGATATTGGTGATGCCCAAGCGGGGTTGGACTTGTTGTATAGGTTGAATGAAGAAATTggttctaaatattttattaggaCTGAAGTTGATGAAGAGAATCGTTTAAAGTATCTTATATAGATCTCAGTTAAATactcattatctcttgagtcaaagtgctcatattcttgagtaagtactgtcctcctattcttcttgatagcagttgtgccttgacactttacttttaaagcatctcatatctcttttgatgtcttacatccaatagccctattggacataacactatcaagactgctgtgCAAGATGGGTCTGACTTtagcatccttcataatagatgaaaaATCTTTAGGAGTGTAGTCCTTCCTTTCTTTGTCCACCATCTTTTCTGGTTGTCCTGCAACAGAgacagctaccttcattggtttatgaggaccatcataaattccGCTTAGATATTCAGGATTTGTGGCATCCAAACACAtagccatcctgactttccagattggatattcatgtatcttcaggattgacatcttgatggcttcatacctactcatgttgctgctaatctgtgatgtggctgggggtggtggtTGTGGATTCTGTGGTTCTTCTTTGTCTTCCATTAAAGATTAATTTTCAGATCTTcaactgtttgtatatcaacagcaagctctgataccaattgttaggtccgtaatcaattgtagaggggggggggtgaatacagtttatgcaaataattcaATAAAGCATCAaaagaatcaacagtttttatattaacagataaaaactgattataaacgtactctctcaaaaggatgaacaaatatccttgaaagctgctaggttatgcgaatgatataacaatgttcgcaatgctAATAGtatgaacctaatctgtgctttatatagagcacaactacacaatcaaataaggaatcgTATTtaattacaataaggaaacctatccatgtatgattgcttctgagataaagtcttcaccgccttgaattcccGCTTTCCTTTTCCTCCTTGAATATCTACTAttgtgacaaatcctgatgacatcatctgctgatcatcaagtactgatataagtactgtTGACGTCACTCTTCTGTAAATACTGATATAAATCCTGATAAGAATTTCTGATAGTTTCTGTCTAgttatcatcaattatatctaacattAAGATAGAAAGTCTACTTATAATTTagatatttttataattttttagaaaaataggAAAATTAGACATTATAAGttagaaatttttaaaaaatggTTTCGtgcaaaatttttttttttacattTGGATACTATGTTGACTTTTTAAGGAATTTTCATTTTATTGTAAACatcgaaaaaaatatttttttttctaaaaat
It contains:
- the LOC141721045 gene encoding acyl-coenzyme A oxidase 3, peroxisomal-like isoform X4, coding for MLGKILSTEMDAVSFRTKVLSRHLQSPSFLQSLIQSSTCLNYSPPDHSESFFFDTHEMRKLMDGHHLEHRDMVYKLIIESQLFMPKNRGGKVFVLPDYNQSMEQQREMTMKRIQYLVGHGYLTRNGAFDGFLTAKGPKNELRSFSLADCYGVFDHSLGIKLGVHFFLWGGAILNLGTKRHHDKWLRDTETYKVYGCFAMTELGHGSNVRGIETLTRYDASTGEFVINTPCESAQKYWIGGAANHATHAVVFSQLEIDGKNQGVHAFIAQIRDANGDICPKVRIADCGHKIGLNGVDNGRIWFDNLRIPRENLLNSVADVSQDGQYLSSIKDPDQRFAAFMAPLVFGRVTISSSAVYSAKIGLAIATRYSLTRKAFSLTPNGPEVLLLDYPSHQRRLLPLIAQTYAMSFAGNYLKRLYVTRTPASYKTIHVVSSAFKATLTWHNMRTLQECREAIGGQGLKTENRIGQLKSEYDVQSTFEGDNKVLMQQVSKALLSEFVSAKKKKRPLKGLGLEHMNKPCPVVPSKLTSSALRSIDFQVDILCLRERDLLNRFSAEVSQYQAQGVSTEQAFTLTYQIAEDLGKAFADLAILRTFLEAEEAESASQLKDILSLVRSMYVTTTLEEDSAFLRYGYLSTDNAAEVRKEVTKLCSELRPHALALVKSFGIPDAFLSPIAFDWVEANSWSSVQN
- the LOC141721045 gene encoding acyl-coenzyme A oxidase 3, peroxisomal-like isoform X1 → MDAVSFRTKVLSRHLQSPSFLQSLIQSSTCLNYSPPDHSESFFFDTHEMRKLMDGHHLEHRDMVYKLIIESQLFMPKNRGGKVFVLPDYNQSMEQQREMTMKRIQYLVGHGVFDGFLITTDELRSIAIGDAIGVYDHSLGIKLGVHFSLWGGAILNLGTKRHHDKWLRDTETYKVYGCFAMTELGHGSNVRGIETLTRYDASTGEFVINTPCESAQKYWIGGAANHATHAVVFSQLEIDGKNQGVHAFIAQIRDANGDICPKVRIADCGHKIGLNGVDNGRIWFDNLRIPRENLLNSVADVSQDGQYLSSIKDPDQRFAAFMAPLVFGRVTISSSAVYSAKIGLAIATRYSLTRKAFSLTPNGPEVLLLDYPSHQRRLLPLIAQTYAMSFAGNYLKRLYVTRTPASYKTIHVVSSAFKATLTWHNMRTLQECREAIGGQGLKTENRIGQLKSEYDVQSTFEGDNKVLMQQVSKALLSEFVSAKKKKRPLKGLGLEHMNKPCPVVPSKLTSSALRSIDFQVDILCLRERDLLNRFSAEVSQYQAQGVSTEQAFTLTYQIAEDLGKAFADLAILRTFLEAEEAESASQLKDILSLVRSMYVTTTLEEDSAFLRYGYLSTDNAAEVRKEVTKLCSELRPHALALVKSFGIPDAFLSPIAFDWVEANSWSSVQN
- the LOC141721045 gene encoding acyl-coenzyme A oxidase 3, peroxisomal-like isoform X5, yielding MDAVSFRTKVLSRHLQSPSSSQSLLQSSACISYSPPDQSEPPILFDTHEMRKLMDGHNWEDRDMMYNLMIKSDLFGRKDRGRVVFASPDYNQGMEQQRIMTMRRIEYLTRNGAFDGFLTAKGPKNELRSFSLADCYGVFDHSLGIKLGVHFFLWGGAILNLGTKRHHDKWLRDTETYKVYGCFAMTELGHGSNVRGIETLTRYDASTGEFVINTPCESAQKYWIGGAANHATHAVVFSQLEIDGKNQGVHAFIAQIRDANGDICPKVRIADCGHKIGLNGVDNGRIWFDNLRIPRENLLNSVADVSQDGQYLSSIKDPDQRFAAFMAPLVFGRVTISSSAVYSAKIGLAIATRYSLTRKAFSLTPNGPEVLLLDYPSHQRRLLPLIAQTYAMSFAGNYLKRLYVTRTPASYKTIHVVSSAFKATLTWHNMRTLQECREAIGGQGLKTENRIGQLKSEYDVQSTFEGDNKVLMQQVSKALLSEFVSAKKKKRPLKGLGLEHMNKPCPVVPSKLTSSALRSIDFQVDILCLRERDLLNRFSAEVSQYQAQGVSTEQAFTLTYQIAEDLGKAFADLAILRTFLEAEEAESASQLKDILSLVRSMYVTTTLEEDSAFLRYGYLSTDNAAEVRKEVTKLCSELRPHALALVKSFGIPDAFLSPIAFDWVEANSWSSVQN